A window of Pirellula sp. SH-Sr6A contains these coding sequences:
- a CDS encoding PQQ-binding-like beta-propeller repeat protein: MLNARDAFFTLHRNGLLIAFGIVASCVLGATAERGAKADDWAVVRGNSQGTGVATGKLPKEPKVLWEFKTEDDQAGFEGTPVIAGGKVFLGDFQGNVYALDLATGQVVWKVKAKEGFVAAGAIQGDYLVMGDFSANIYCYRVHDGSEVWTGELDQAIVSGGNFVGDEVLLSSDSGSLYALDLKSGKQRWTYATGDQLRSTASLWNQIALLGGCDSKLHKIDIAKGEPVSEGEPLMAPTLSTPNIIGDVAIVPTQPGVVFAIDAKAGKILWSYEPDGGANADMRASSATLATWKDGTLEGVVVVPSRNKRLIGLDAATGKLKWETVLRKRSDASPVICDGRAWIGGSDGMVYAIDIESGKESWTYQLSGQILASPAIADGKLVIATEKGAIVCFGE; encoded by the coding sequence ATGTTAAATGCACGCGACGCATTTTTTACCTTGCACCGAAACGGGCTGCTAATCGCTTTTGGCATCGTCGCGTCGTGTGTGCTGGGAGCCACGGCAGAGCGAGGAGCCAAGGCGGACGATTGGGCTGTCGTTCGCGGAAATTCTCAAGGGACTGGGGTTGCAACTGGAAAGCTTCCCAAAGAGCCCAAAGTTCTTTGGGAGTTTAAGACCGAAGACGATCAAGCAGGATTTGAAGGGACGCCGGTCATCGCAGGGGGGAAAGTCTTCCTAGGGGATTTCCAAGGGAACGTGTACGCGCTCGATCTCGCCACGGGCCAAGTCGTGTGGAAAGTCAAAGCGAAGGAAGGGTTCGTGGCCGCAGGGGCTATCCAGGGCGACTATCTCGTCATGGGTGATTTTAGTGCCAACATCTATTGCTATCGCGTTCACGATGGATCCGAGGTTTGGACCGGAGAGTTGGATCAAGCCATCGTGAGCGGAGGCAACTTCGTCGGCGACGAGGTCTTGCTTTCCAGCGACTCGGGATCGCTCTACGCTCTGGACTTGAAGTCCGGCAAGCAGCGGTGGACCTACGCGACGGGTGACCAACTTCGATCGACCGCTAGTCTTTGGAACCAAATTGCGTTGTTGGGTGGCTGCGATAGCAAGTTGCATAAAATCGATATCGCAAAGGGAGAGCCTGTGAGCGAAGGGGAGCCGTTGATGGCCCCGACGTTGAGCACCCCCAATATTATTGGCGACGTGGCCATCGTTCCCACACAACCAGGAGTGGTGTTCGCTATCGACGCGAAAGCAGGAAAGATACTTTGGAGCTATGAGCCAGATGGGGGTGCAAACGCCGACATGCGAGCTTCCTCGGCGACGCTCGCCACTTGGAAAGATGGCACGCTAGAAGGGGTCGTCGTCGTTCCCAGTCGCAACAAGCGATTGATTGGTCTCGATGCGGCCACAGGCAAATTGAAATGGGAAACTGTGTTGCGAAAGCGATCCGACGCATCCCCGGTCATCTGCGACGGACGAGCTTGGATCGGCGGTTCCGACGGGATGGTCTATGCGATCGATATTGAGAGTGGAAAAGAAAGTTGGACGTATCAATTGAGCGGGCAGATCTTGGCTTCCCCCGCTATCGCCGATGGCAAGTTGGTGATTGCGACCGAGAAAGGAGCAATTGTTTGCTTCGGTGAGTGA
- the pyk gene encoding pyruvate kinase, with the protein MTRNTLGEARTKIVATVGPACEDESILAELVNHGVDIFRINAAHGTQADYARVLEKIVRVREKTDFPVGVLLDLAGPKIRLGTLFDQEPLDVEIGTEVTFVRGETPKSRYELTSNYTKLIDELNLADRVMLADGMISMQVIEKQKDAVRCEVNVRGTIRSKQGINLPGTSLSVSSMRPEDVDNALWAAKNHVDFISLSFVRSAQDVLSLKNLLASMDATALVIAKIEKREALEQLEEIVDAADGVMVARGDLGVEIDVADTPVAQKRIIQVCREKLKPVIVATQMLESMHHNRRPTRAEASDVANAILDGADACMLSGETAIGDYPVIAVDTMNKIMLSTEKLLKTQPNESKTRFFSRVHPVTSAVTHNAANIAEAIEAKLVVVASRSGGTAWVKAKQRNYIPTLGVSDSDHTLRRMCLFWGIMPHKVQNLDNPEILMDEVTAWGVSRGILSPGDRVVYVTGTGLLHNTHNLLVVHEVPPIKS; encoded by the coding sequence ATGACGCGAAATACGCTTGGTGAAGCACGGACAAAAATCGTCGCAACAGTTGGCCCCGCCTGTGAGGATGAATCGATCCTCGCGGAGCTTGTCAACCACGGAGTTGATATCTTTCGAATCAATGCAGCGCATGGAACACAGGCCGATTACGCGAGGGTTCTCGAAAAGATCGTACGGGTGCGCGAGAAGACCGATTTCCCAGTGGGAGTGCTTCTCGACTTGGCCGGCCCGAAAATTCGACTCGGAACACTCTTCGACCAGGAGCCCCTCGACGTTGAAATCGGGACCGAGGTCACCTTCGTCCGCGGGGAAACTCCTAAGAGCCGGTACGAATTGACTAGCAACTACACGAAGCTGATCGATGAACTGAATCTTGCGGATCGCGTCATGCTCGCCGACGGCATGATTTCGATGCAAGTGATCGAGAAGCAAAAAGATGCTGTCCGCTGCGAAGTGAACGTGCGTGGTACGATCCGTTCGAAGCAGGGGATCAATCTTCCTGGCACATCTCTCTCGGTTTCGTCGATGCGCCCTGAGGACGTAGACAATGCACTCTGGGCTGCCAAGAATCACGTTGACTTCATCAGTTTGTCATTCGTTCGTTCGGCGCAGGATGTTCTCTCCTTGAAGAACTTGCTCGCCTCGATGGATGCCACCGCGCTCGTGATTGCGAAGATCGAGAAGCGAGAAGCGCTGGAACAACTGGAAGAGATCGTCGATGCGGCCGATGGAGTCATGGTCGCTCGTGGCGATTTGGGGGTCGAAATCGATGTCGCCGATACACCGGTCGCTCAAAAGCGGATCATCCAAGTCTGCCGTGAGAAGCTCAAGCCGGTGATAGTCGCGACCCAGATGTTGGAAAGCATGCATCACAACCGCCGCCCCACGCGTGCGGAAGCGAGCGATGTCGCCAATGCGATCCTCGACGGAGCGGACGCCTGCATGCTCAGCGGGGAAACGGCGATCGGTGACTATCCTGTTATCGCGGTCGACACGATGAATAAAATCATGTTGAGCACCGAGAAGCTTCTCAAAACGCAACCAAACGAATCGAAAACGCGATTCTTTAGCCGAGTGCACCCGGTAACGTCTGCGGTGACTCACAACGCGGCGAATATTGCTGAAGCCATCGAAGCCAAGTTGGTGGTTGTCGCCAGCCGATCTGGCGGAACGGCTTGGGTGAAAGCGAAGCAACGGAATTATATTCCAACGCTCGGTGTGAGCGACTCGGATCACACGCTTCGGCGCATGTGTTTGTTCTGGGGCATCATGCCTCACAAAGTGCAGAATTTGGACAATCCAGAGATTCTCATGGATGAGGTTACTGCTTGGGGGGTATCGAGGGGGATTTTGAGTCCCGGTGATCGTGTGGTCTATGTGACGGGCACTGGATTGCTTCACAACACCCACAATTTGCTGGTTGTGCACGAAGTTCCTCCGATCAAATCTTGA
- a CDS encoding lactonase family protein yields MKTTSRSRASGFGTLLSLPFIAWAIAMSPCNAQPFFLGGYGDGIYSSHLHQDGSMDAPKLLAKQTNASFFCLHPRLPMMYAVTETMRDDPNHPAAVVAYRFDANAMHEKRLPVFEEVNRQRIDGDIPCHVTTDSQGRYLVIANYTNGSVVVFPIQNDGSIGKESCNVVHTVVEGKKRSNGHCSAFSPDDRFVLVCDLGLDRVFVYEMDYETGKLKPGAFPFLELPAGAGPRHLSFHPDGNRVFIINETNLTMTSADWDAANGRLKAIHHEPTVPEGVDRKGFSTAEVLVHPSGRYVYGSNRGHDTIAVMKLDRDSGRIERIATVPTLGKTPRNFRFDPTGKWLLAENQTSDTIYTFAVDSESGHLTPTQKKVEVKAPACIRFLSANPTK; encoded by the coding sequence ATGAAAACAACCTCTCGATCTCGTGCAAGCGGATTTGGAACTCTTCTTTCGCTGCCTTTTATCGCATGGGCGATCGCCATGAGTCCGTGCAATGCTCAACCCTTCTTCTTAGGCGGGTACGGCGACGGGATTTACAGTAGCCACCTTCATCAGGATGGTTCGATGGATGCCCCCAAGCTATTGGCGAAGCAGACCAACGCTTCGTTCTTCTGCTTGCATCCACGATTGCCAATGATGTATGCCGTGACGGAGACCATGCGGGACGATCCCAACCACCCCGCGGCGGTTGTCGCTTATCGATTTGATGCGAATGCTATGCACGAAAAGCGGCTACCGGTCTTCGAGGAAGTGAATCGTCAAAGGATCGATGGCGACATCCCTTGCCATGTCACCACCGATAGTCAAGGACGCTACTTGGTCATTGCCAACTACACGAATGGATCTGTCGTCGTCTTTCCGATTCAAAATGATGGATCGATAGGCAAAGAGAGTTGCAACGTCGTGCACACGGTCGTTGAGGGAAAGAAGCGATCGAACGGCCATTGCAGTGCCTTTTCGCCTGACGATCGTTTCGTACTGGTTTGTGATTTGGGCCTTGATCGAGTATTTGTATACGAGATGGACTACGAAACAGGCAAACTCAAACCCGGTGCTTTTCCGTTTCTTGAGTTGCCAGCGGGAGCAGGTCCCAGGCACTTGAGTTTTCATCCGGATGGCAATCGCGTTTTCATCATCAACGAAACCAACCTGACGATGACATCTGCCGATTGGGATGCGGCTAATGGACGCCTGAAGGCGATTCATCACGAGCCAACGGTACCTGAGGGGGTGGATCGCAAAGGTTTTTCGACGGCCGAGGTTCTTGTGCATCCATCGGGGAGGTATGTATACGGTAGCAATCGGGGCCATGACACGATTGCCGTGATGAAATTGGATCGTGATTCGGGACGGATCGAACGGATAGCCACCGTCCCAACTCTTGGTAAGACGCCAAGAAACTTCCGATTCGATCCAACAGGCAAATGGTTGTTGGCTGAGAACCAGACCAGTG
- a CDS encoding P-II family nitrogen regulator, which yields MSDRTVRESFQQDFIMKQVIAIIRPYLAEKLLDHLKLAPLEALQVSEVKGFGRQKSYLDQYSSTEFSLSFLPKVEVTLWVDDLRLEEVLDTIVRSTRSGRMGDGKIMVLSTEDWAPPSR from the coding sequence GTGAGTGATCGCACCGTTCGCGAATCATTCCAGCAAGATTTCATCATGAAGCAAGTCATCGCCATCATTCGTCCCTACCTAGCGGAAAAACTTCTAGATCATCTCAAACTCGCTCCTCTCGAGGCGTTACAAGTATCCGAGGTGAAGGGGTTTGGCCGACAAAAAAGTTATTTGGATCAGTATTCGTCGACCGAATTCTCCCTCTCCTTCCTCCCCAAGGTCGAGGTTACCCTGTGGGTCGATGACCTGAGATTAGAAGAGGTCCTGGATACCATCGTTCGCTCCACTCGGAGCGGTCGGATGGGGGACGGAAAGATCATGGTCTTGTCGACGGAGGATTGGGCTCCTCCCAGCCGATAA
- a CDS encoding NADPH:quinone reductase, translated as MKAAYIRQPGPPEAIEYGELPLPACAADQILIRVAAVSVNPIDTYIRGGANYWPLPNPFILGCDFAGTVIEVGRDVRSHQVGQRVWGSNQGLLGRQGTFAETIAIDPKWAYSTPEGATDRDMAAIALVGITAHLGLFSRAQLKAKEVLFVRGGTGGVSSMVLQMAKAVGATVITTAGSSEKAQRCLELGADHVIEYNRESIADRLKEYAPDGVNVFWETLREPDFDFAVSSMAPNARMILMAGRDARPHFPVGPFYVKGCSLHGFAMFKESAESQAASAADINHWVRSGALRAQIDRVLPLEEAAQAHRLQEQHTVQKSSILAGKIVLEPNYSQH; from the coding sequence ATGAAAGCGGCATATATTCGGCAACCGGGGCCACCTGAAGCCATCGAGTATGGGGAATTGCCACTTCCCGCCTGTGCGGCCGATCAAATTCTGATCCGGGTCGCAGCGGTCTCGGTCAATCCAATCGATACCTACATTCGCGGTGGGGCAAACTATTGGCCACTGCCCAACCCCTTTATTCTCGGCTGCGACTTCGCCGGTACCGTTATAGAGGTTGGACGAGATGTTCGTTCCCATCAAGTCGGCCAGCGGGTTTGGGGCTCCAACCAAGGGCTCCTCGGCAGGCAAGGGACTTTTGCGGAGACGATTGCAATCGATCCCAAGTGGGCTTACTCCACCCCAGAGGGGGCAACGGACCGAGACATGGCGGCAATCGCGTTGGTGGGCATTACCGCCCATCTTGGATTGTTTTCGCGGGCGCAATTAAAGGCAAAAGAGGTCCTCTTCGTACGCGGTGGTACGGGTGGAGTCTCATCGATGGTTCTCCAGATGGCGAAGGCCGTCGGGGCTACCGTCATCACGACGGCGGGCAGTTCGGAAAAGGCCCAACGATGTTTGGAGTTGGGAGCGGACCACGTCATCGAATACAACCGCGAGTCGATCGCAGATCGTCTCAAAGAGTATGCGCCGGACGGGGTGAACGTGTTTTGGGAAACCCTCCGAGAACCGGACTTCGATTTTGCGGTGTCGTCGATGGCACCCAACGCTCGGATGATTCTGATGGCGGGTCGCGATGCGAGACCGCACTTCCCTGTGGGCCCGTTCTACGTGAAGGGTTGTTCGCTCCACGGCTTTGCGATGTTCAAGGAATCCGCCGAATCGCAGGCTGCCTCCGCTGCCGATATCAATCATTGGGTCCGATCCGGAGCGCTTCGCGCGCAGATCGACCGCGTTCTCCCCTTAGAAGAAGCAGCTCAAGCCCATCGATTGCAAGAACAGCACACGGTACAGAAGAGCAGCATTCTCGCTGGAAAGATCGTTCTCGAACCCAACTACTCCCAACATTGA
- a CDS encoding formylmethanofuran dehydrogenase subunit A, with product MIVHLKNGYCVDGVGLSAHQDLYLIDGVIHRTPPDRIPDSILDLSGHVVMAGGIDMHTHIGGGKVNLARFLLPDLVAWDTSMGGAREPDRWTEQRPLTSPVPPASEIGLRYLEMGYTTCFEPAVLPANARYAHREMADIPWLDTGGYLMLGNDRLLLEWMAQRAPQSQIDAYVATMLRLHQCCGVKVVNAGGIEAFKFNQRHLNVDQKAAHYPITPRDILLTLARAVDGIGLPHPLHVHCSNLGMAGNIESTMQTLEAVEGHRIHLTHAQYHCYGKNGPHGYSSEASLLAEYVNWHPHVTIDIGQVLFGQTVTLSGDTMHQHLNRTLARPRKVIFQDAECQAGCGVVPFRYRHDQYVHGLQWTIGLELCLRILDPSRVFLTTDHPNGGPFTAYPHLIKLLSNYDYRMSIFEQLHPDVRATSSLPSLKREYSLEEIAMMTRAGPARILGLADRGTLEDGMLADIAVYEMQSDRAAMFSSPTYVFRRGLQVLARDRQVVVQTGTVLKQTVVAPLEVDTHYRDLIDRAYLSSYGYSPSFVGISTDELRGEYNDVVGVERRSP from the coding sequence ATGATCGTACATCTCAAGAATGGGTATTGCGTCGACGGAGTCGGGCTTTCTGCTCACCAGGATTTGTATTTGATCGATGGTGTGATCCATCGAACGCCACCCGATCGCATTCCAGATTCCATCTTGGACCTAAGTGGTCACGTGGTGATGGCGGGGGGAATCGATATGCACACCCACATCGGGGGTGGAAAAGTCAATTTGGCTCGTTTTCTACTCCCCGATTTGGTAGCGTGGGACACTTCCATGGGTGGGGCGAGGGAACCCGATCGCTGGACGGAGCAGCGTCCCCTCACATCGCCAGTACCACCTGCTAGTGAAATTGGATTGCGGTATCTCGAGATGGGATACACGACCTGTTTCGAACCCGCTGTCCTTCCCGCAAACGCTCGGTATGCCCATCGCGAGATGGCTGATATCCCTTGGTTGGACACGGGCGGCTATTTGATGCTGGGAAACGATCGCCTTCTGCTTGAATGGATGGCGCAGCGTGCTCCGCAATCGCAGATCGATGCTTATGTGGCGACGATGTTACGGCTTCATCAATGCTGTGGAGTCAAGGTGGTCAACGCGGGTGGGATCGAGGCATTCAAATTCAACCAACGGCATTTGAATGTCGATCAAAAGGCCGCACACTATCCCATCACACCCCGGGATATTTTGTTGACGCTGGCTCGGGCTGTCGATGGTATTGGCCTACCGCATCCGCTCCATGTGCACTGCAGTAATCTGGGTATGGCAGGCAATATCGAATCCACGATGCAGACACTCGAAGCTGTCGAAGGGCATCGCATACACCTCACCCACGCTCAATACCATTGCTATGGAAAGAATGGACCGCACGGGTACAGTTCCGAAGCCTCGCTTCTAGCCGAATATGTCAATTGGCATCCCCACGTCACGATCGATATCGGCCAAGTCTTGTTCGGCCAAACCGTTACTCTTTCCGGAGACACGATGCACCAGCATCTCAACCGGACATTGGCTCGACCGCGTAAGGTGATCTTCCAAGATGCCGAATGCCAAGCTGGCTGTGGTGTTGTTCCCTTTCGATACCGACATGATCAGTATGTTCACGGACTGCAGTGGACCATCGGCCTGGAGCTCTGTTTGCGGATCCTGGACCCTTCGCGAGTCTTTCTCACGACCGACCATCCGAATGGCGGTCCATTCACCGCCTACCCGCACTTGATAAAACTCTTGTCCAATTACGATTACCGGATGTCGATCTTCGAGCAATTGCATCCCGATGTCCGGGCGACGAGCTCTCTGCCTTCGCTCAAACGGGAGTATTCGCTGGAAGAGATCGCAATGATGACACGTGCAGGCCCCGCTCGCATTCTCGGGCTTGCAGACCGAGGTACATTGGAAGACGGCATGCTAGCGGATATCGCGGTCTACGAAATGCAATCCGACCGGGCGGCCATGTTCAGTTCCCCAACTTACGTCTTTCGAAGGGGATTACAAGTGCTTGCACGTGATCGGCAGGTGGTAGTGCAAACGGGAACAGTTTTAAAGCAAACAGTCGTAGCGCCACTGGAGGTAGACACCCACTACCGAGACTTGATCGATCGCGCGTACTTATCCAGTTACGGCTACTCTCCCTCGTTTGTTGGAATCTCGACCGACGAACTGCGAGGAGAGTACAACGATGTCGTGGGTGTTGAACGTCGATCTCCTTGA
- a CDS encoding sulfatase family protein has product MLKWSPLVSLFALTSFFSLAAPESSPTYATESKLPNIVILYADDMGFGDLHCQNPDSKIPTPNLDRLASEGTRFTDCHSSSGICTPSRYALLQGRYHWRKFHGIVNSFDASVVDADATTLPELLKTKGYKTACIGKWHLGWDWNAIQKPSVKPRSNPDSGKVEYWSEDFDWSQPIPGGPLSHGFDYYFGDDVPNFPPYAWFENDRVITPPTVSLDITASTLEGNWEARPGPSVKDWDFFAVMPTITKKAEEWIDRQSRDEPFFLYFAFTSPHAPIIPTESFQGTSNAGGYGDYVSQTDASVGRVIEALEKKGLLDNTLILFSADNGPEHYAYERVRKFGHRSAGPLRGLKRDLWEGGHRVPTIARWKGKIPAGMVQDGLMSQVDFYASIARIVDASIPEGSASDSIDQWKFLSGKSPSKRSTIVHNTNPNGYAVRHEHWVLIDAKSGGISKVPDWYTKQMGFEPNPHAGELYNLRDDLGQRKNLFAEHPEQVAALQEILKQQKDLKP; this is encoded by the coding sequence ATGTTGAAGTGGTCGCCCTTGGTATCCCTATTCGCGCTCACCAGCTTCTTCTCTTTAGCTGCCCCGGAGAGTAGCCCGACGTACGCAACAGAGAGCAAGCTTCCCAATATCGTCATCCTTTACGCGGACGACATGGGCTTTGGCGATCTTCATTGCCAAAATCCAGACTCGAAAATTCCAACACCCAACCTGGATCGACTCGCATCGGAAGGGACGCGCTTTACCGATTGCCACAGTTCGTCCGGGATTTGTACCCCCAGTCGCTATGCGTTGCTGCAAGGTCGTTATCACTGGCGCAAATTTCATGGGATCGTCAATTCGTTCGATGCAAGCGTGGTCGATGCGGATGCCACGACGCTTCCCGAGTTACTGAAAACCAAAGGCTACAAGACAGCATGTATCGGGAAATGGCACCTTGGGTGGGATTGGAATGCGATCCAGAAGCCAAGTGTGAAACCTCGCTCAAACCCCGATTCCGGAAAAGTGGAATATTGGTCCGAGGATTTCGATTGGTCGCAACCGATCCCCGGTGGCCCGTTGTCGCACGGCTTTGACTACTACTTTGGAGACGACGTTCCGAACTTCCCGCCCTATGCGTGGTTTGAGAACGATCGAGTCATTACCCCTCCGACTGTTTCACTCGACATCACCGCTTCCACGCTCGAAGGCAACTGGGAGGCCCGTCCCGGTCCCTCGGTCAAAGATTGGGATTTCTTTGCTGTCATGCCCACGATTACGAAGAAAGCGGAGGAGTGGATCGATCGGCAATCGCGAGACGAACCGTTCTTTCTTTACTTCGCCTTCACCTCTCCTCACGCCCCGATTATTCCGACGGAATCCTTTCAAGGAACGTCGAATGCCGGTGGGTACGGTGATTACGTTTCCCAGACAGATGCCTCCGTGGGACGGGTGATCGAAGCGTTAGAAAAGAAGGGACTACTCGACAACACGTTGATCCTCTTTAGCGCGGACAATGGCCCCGAACATTACGCGTACGAACGAGTCCGCAAATTTGGTCACCGAAGTGCAGGTCCACTTCGCGGCCTCAAGCGAGACCTTTGGGAAGGAGGGCATCGCGTGCCGACCATCGCGCGATGGAAAGGCAAAATTCCAGCTGGGATGGTCCAAGACGGATTGATGAGCCAAGTCGATTTTTATGCGAGCATCGCCAGGATCGTCGACGCATCCATACCTGAGGGATCTGCTTCAGATAGCATCGACCAGTGGAAGTTCCTGTCCGGCAAGTCTCCCTCGAAACGTTCCACCATAGTCCATAACACCAATCCGAATGGCTACGCGGTCCGGCATGAGCACTGGGTGCTGATCGACGCAAAGTCAGGTGGTATCAGCAAAGTCCCTGATTGGTACACCAAGCAAATGGGATTTGAGCCGAACCCACATGCGGGAGAACTCTACAACCTTCGAGACGATCTGGGGCAACGGAAAAACCTCTTCGCGGAACATCCCGAACAAGTGGCTGCACTCCAGGAAATCCTTAAGCAACAAAAGGATCTTAAACCCTAG
- a CDS encoding S1C family serine protease has product METTATSSLKNTRIISSAHRLVMKGEWMNRRVLSWLGVVSAISTFSLNGTWAYGQEDAPPNPPQPIVLQAETERIEAMQRASLATVAVHGADGQGGGSGVCISSDGYVLTNFHVSSPFGHRMKCGMNDGKMYDCVVAGIDPTGDLAVLKMFGREDFPVATLGDSDKVRAGQWCFAAGNPFVLATNLQPTITYGLVSGVRRYQYPSGTFLEYSDCIQTDAAINPGNSGGPLFNMRGELIGINGRCSFEKRGRVNVGVGYAISIKQAMNFYWQLRSGRVVDHATLGFTVATDTKGLVTVSNILETSDAFRRGIRFGDEILRVGDRDIGTTNQLKNILGIYPDLWRIPVRYRSEDGVFDTYVRLQSLHLPSELEEIVEGESNRPSQPPRRDPKETPGESEPPSPTDPPAVEKENEKQADALADFYEAKKGFSNYYFNKSELDRITQLQKAHTLFTEADANAGLWKWQGELPAENQTWSGEWSDASLTFKMGDQSETLPAVQGWQQTVKKQSPMSLAIALRVWQQWHAKGPRLIGEAIYLGRNPVVGERELMDTTKLTIGEVTCLVYTDPEDGMFRLVEIFPDTISDPAEVYFEKADFNNRLRFPSVLRLQFGLETKLIAQIKSHQFLQPSKEEGL; this is encoded by the coding sequence ATGGAAACAACCGCGACTTCTTCGTTAAAGAATACCCGGATCATTTCTTCGGCGCATCGGTTGGTAATGAAAGGCGAATGGATGAACCGCAGGGTGCTGAGTTGGCTAGGAGTCGTCTCGGCGATCTCGACTTTCTCGTTGAACGGGACATGGGCGTACGGACAGGAAGACGCGCCCCCCAACCCGCCGCAGCCGATTGTCTTGCAGGCCGAGACGGAGCGCATCGAAGCCATGCAGCGCGCGAGCCTCGCAACCGTCGCAGTGCATGGTGCGGATGGACAGGGTGGCGGGTCGGGGGTCTGTATTTCCAGCGACGGGTATGTGTTGACCAATTTTCACGTTTCCAGTCCGTTCGGACATCGCATGAAATGCGGCATGAACGATGGGAAGATGTACGACTGCGTAGTGGCAGGCATCGACCCCACTGGGGACTTGGCCGTTTTGAAAATGTTCGGCAGGGAGGATTTTCCTGTCGCGACGCTGGGCGATAGCGATAAAGTGCGTGCGGGGCAGTGGTGCTTTGCTGCCGGAAACCCTTTCGTATTGGCAACCAATCTTCAGCCGACCATTACCTACGGCTTGGTGAGCGGTGTTCGGCGGTACCAATACCCCAGTGGTACGTTTCTGGAATACAGCGATTGCATCCAGACCGACGCCGCTATCAATCCAGGCAATTCGGGTGGCCCGTTATTCAATATGCGTGGCGAACTGATCGGTATCAACGGACGATGCTCCTTCGAAAAACGTGGGCGCGTAAACGTCGGAGTGGGGTATGCAATCTCGATCAAGCAGGCGATGAATTTCTACTGGCAACTTCGTTCCGGCCGAGTCGTTGATCACGCTACGTTGGGATTTACCGTCGCCACCGACACCAAGGGACTGGTTACCGTCAGCAACATCTTGGAAACCAGCGATGCATTTCGTAGAGGGATTCGTTTCGGTGATGAGATTCTGCGAGTCGGGGACCGCGACATCGGTACGACGAACCAACTAAAAAACATCTTGGGTATCTACCCAGACTTGTGGCGTATCCCGGTCCGCTACCGGAGCGAAGATGGAGTTTTCGACACATACGTTCGACTCCAAAGCCTTCACTTGCCTAGCGAGCTTGAAGAAATTGTCGAAGGAGAAAGCAATCGACCTTCCCAACCTCCTCGGCGCGACCCGAAAGAAACGCCTGGCGAATCCGAGCCACCCTCGCCAACCGATCCGCCTGCCGTTGAGAAGGAAAACGAAAAGCAAGCCGATGCACTAGCGGATTTTTACGAAGCCAAAAAGGGATTTTCCAATTACTACTTCAATAAATCCGAGCTGGATCGCATCACTCAGCTTCAAAAAGCGCACACCCTCTTTACGGAAGCAGACGCGAATGCTGGGTTGTGGAAATGGCAAGGGGAATTGCCAGCTGAGAATCAGACTTGGTCGGGTGAATGGTCGGATGCGTCGCTGACCTTCAAAATGGGAGATCAATCCGAAACGCTCCCTGCTGTGCAAGGTTGGCAGCAAACGGTTAAGAAACAATCACCGATGAGCCTTGCTATCGCCCTCCGCGTTTGGCAACAGTGGCATGCAAAAGGGCCTCGGTTGATTGGCGAAGCAATCTACCTGGGGCGCAATCCGGTCGTCGGAGAGCGAGAACTCATGGACACCACAAAACTCACCATCGGTGAAGTCACTTGTTTGGTATACACCGATCCTGAGGACGGTATGTTTCGGCTCGTGGAAATTTTCCCCGATACCATCAGCGATCCGGCTGAGGTTTACTTCGAGAAAGCCGATTTTAACAATCGGCTCCGATTCCCGTCGGTACTGCGGCTCCAGTTTGGGCTCGAGACGAAACTCATCGCGCAAATCAAATCCCATCAGTTCCTTCAGCCGAGCAAGGAGGAGGGACTGTAA